Proteins co-encoded in one Halorussus vallis genomic window:
- a CDS encoding MFS transporter: MTTASRTPAAVPWRSPTVRVVFAATALAPLGVPLVAPALPVVRAAFGLSDAAASLLVSVYFVTGIVLSPFIGLLADRWGRRLVLVPSLFVFALAGGAIAAAPNFEAILAIRLLQGTAAAGIFVTTVTLIGDAFDGVQRNAVLGVNTAVLSAGAGVYPLVGGYLATLSWRAPFLAYLAGLPVAVFAWFALDEPRAERHRGGVAYLRRVARTLSTRAAAIPYGTALATELLFFGTVLTTVPFLFARRYDLSPVHIGLVITAVEATSTAVAAANGRLARRFSDDRIVALGYACYGVGLLTAWVATSLALVVAGVVVVGAGVGLTLPSVDALLSDLVSREYRAGALSLRNSATFLGRAAGPILFAGVATETGYRPLLLAAGLFAFAGGSGVLFLSRGGRTGSRDAPGT, translated from the coding sequence GTGACGACGGCTAGTCGCACGCCGGCCGCCGTGCCGTGGCGCTCGCCCACCGTCAGAGTCGTCTTCGCCGCCACCGCGCTCGCGCCGCTGGGCGTGCCGCTGGTCGCCCCGGCGCTCCCCGTGGTGAGGGCCGCCTTCGGCCTGAGCGACGCGGCGGCGAGCCTCCTCGTCTCCGTGTACTTCGTGACGGGCATCGTCCTCTCGCCGTTCATCGGCCTACTCGCCGACCGGTGGGGTCGACGACTGGTGCTGGTCCCGTCGCTGTTCGTCTTCGCGCTCGCAGGGGGCGCGATAGCCGCCGCGCCGAACTTCGAGGCGATTCTGGCGATTCGACTGCTCCAGGGGACCGCCGCCGCGGGCATCTTCGTCACGACAGTGACACTCATCGGCGACGCGTTCGACGGCGTCCAGCGAAACGCGGTGCTGGGGGTCAACACCGCGGTGCTGTCGGCGGGCGCGGGCGTCTACCCGCTCGTCGGCGGCTACCTCGCCACGCTGTCGTGGCGCGCGCCCTTCCTCGCGTACCTCGCCGGACTCCCCGTCGCCGTCTTCGCGTGGTTCGCGCTGGACGAACCCCGAGCGGAGCGCCACCGGGGCGGCGTCGCCTACCTCCGACGGGTGGCGCGAACGCTGTCGACGCGGGCCGCGGCCATCCCCTACGGCACCGCGCTGGCGACCGAACTGCTGTTTTTCGGCACCGTCCTCACGACCGTCCCGTTCCTGTTCGCGCGCCGGTACGACCTCTCGCCGGTCCACATCGGACTGGTCATCACGGCCGTCGAGGCGACTTCGACCGCAGTCGCGGCCGCGAACGGCCGACTCGCCCGGCGGTTCTCCGACGACCGAATCGTCGCGCTCGGCTACGCCTGCTACGGCGTCGGCCTGCTGACGGCGTGGGTCGCGACGTCACTCGCGCTCGTGGTCGCCGGCGTGGTCGTCGTCGGCGCGGGCGTCGGTCTGACCCTGCCCTCCGTCGACGCGCTGTTGAGCGACCTCGTCTCCCGGGAGTACCGTGCCGGCGCGTTGAGTCTGCGCAACTCCGCGACGTTCCTCGGGCGGGCCGCGGGGCCGATCCTGTTCGCCGGGGTCGCGACCGAGACGGGCTACCGGCCGTTGCTCCTGGCCGCAGGTCTGTTCGCGTTCGCCGGCGGTTCCGGAGTACTCTTCCTGAGCCGAGGGGGAAGAACCGGGAGCCGCGACGCCCCCGGAACATAA
- the msrA gene encoding peptide-methionine (S)-S-oxide reductase MsrA yields the protein MTETEKATLAGGCFWCIEAALEELDGVTDVTSGYAGGHVEDPSYEAVCSGDTGHAEVVQVEYDPDVVAYEDLLKVFFTIHDPTQLNRQGPDVGTQYRSAVFYHDDAQKETVEAFVRELEAEGAYDEGEIVTEIEPLEEFYRAEEYHQNYYEKNPNDQYCSIQAEPKVQKVREKFKDKVTQ from the coding sequence ATGACCGAAACCGAGAAGGCCACCCTCGCGGGCGGCTGTTTCTGGTGCATCGAAGCGGCACTCGAGGAACTCGACGGCGTGACCGATGTCACCTCGGGCTACGCCGGCGGCCACGTCGAGGACCCGTCCTACGAGGCGGTCTGCTCGGGCGACACCGGCCACGCCGAGGTCGTGCAGGTCGAGTACGACCCCGACGTCGTCGCCTACGAGGACCTGCTGAAGGTGTTCTTCACAATCCACGACCCGACCCAGCTCAACCGCCAGGGGCCGGACGTGGGCACCCAGTACCGCTCGGCGGTCTTCTACCACGACGACGCCCAGAAGGAAACCGTCGAGGCGTTCGTCCGGGAACTCGAAGCCGAGGGCGCCTACGACGAGGGAGAAATCGTCACGGAGATCGAACCGCTGGAGGAGTTCTACCGGGCCGAGGAGTACCACCAGAACTACTACGAGAAGAACCCCAACGACCAATACTGCTCGATTCAGGCCGAGCCGAAGGTCCAGAAGGTTCGCGAGAAGTTCAAAGACAAGGTCACGCAGTAG
- a CDS encoding MoaD/ThiS family protein: protein MNVTVKLTGTLVARTGTHEARVGVREGATLGEVVEKLADTYGPQVRAGVLNGERLRSDTIVVRESVDSTETLSTASPLESGDTVRFSLNV from the coding sequence ATGAACGTGACCGTCAAACTCACGGGGACGCTGGTAGCGCGGACGGGGACCCACGAGGCCCGCGTGGGAGTTCGGGAGGGTGCGACGCTCGGCGAAGTCGTCGAAAAACTGGCCGACACGTACGGCCCGCAGGTTCGGGCGGGCGTCCTGAACGGCGAGCGCCTGCGCTCGGACACCATCGTCGTGCGCGAATCGGTCGACTCGACCGAGACGCTCTCGACCGCGAGTCCGCTGGAGTCGGGCGACACCGTGCGGTTCAGCCTGAACGTCTGA
- a CDS encoding serpin family protein, producing the protein MSLDRRDVLALSKALAVSGLLAGCTGTESAPGTTANPEKTVRRTTIPVATDETDDAPQSPTEAVIAGNTAFALDLLDRLAGEADDPNVFVSPYSVSTALAMTYAGARGSTKIQMRETLHFPRNSVHAAFRRLREQFAAYDAPETTTGGTENGGDDATAETETTPAYREATPFELSTANALWGQEGFPFRESFLELLDRNYGAGLRCVDFASNPEAARRTVNDWVAERTQGKIRDLLARGVVSTATRLILTNAVYFRANWKTQFAAENTEDGTFAALDGTEATVPLMSQREIFPYASADGHQLIELPYAGEQVGMVVVLPAEGEFERFRRSLSGDRLSELVGSLEPREGSITLPRFEYRSKFALWEVLSDLGMAAAFGAGANFSGMTDGEGDNSLGIDDVIHQSFVSVDEQGTEAAAATAVVADTAAQTSTGEPFEMVVDRPFLFFIRDRETGTLLFAGQVADAGAAQSSE; encoded by the coding sequence ATGAGCCTCGACCGCCGCGACGTGCTCGCCCTCTCGAAGGCCCTCGCGGTGAGCGGCCTGCTCGCCGGCTGTACCGGCACCGAATCGGCCCCCGGGACGACCGCGAACCCCGAGAAGACCGTTCGGCGAACGACGATCCCCGTAGCGACCGACGAGACGGACGACGCGCCCCAGAGCCCGACCGAAGCCGTCATCGCCGGCAACACGGCGTTCGCGCTCGACCTGCTCGACCGCCTCGCCGGCGAAGCCGACGACCCGAACGTGTTCGTCTCGCCGTACAGCGTCTCGACCGCGCTGGCGATGACCTACGCCGGGGCGCGCGGGTCGACGAAGATCCAGATGCGAGAGACGCTGCACTTTCCCCGGAACAGCGTGCACGCGGCGTTTCGACGACTCCGCGAGCAGTTCGCGGCCTACGACGCGCCAGAGACGACGACCGGCGGGACCGAAAACGGCGGGGACGACGCGACCGCAGAAACCGAGACGACACCGGCGTACCGCGAGGCGACACCGTTCGAACTGTCGACCGCGAACGCGCTCTGGGGCCAGGAGGGCTTCCCGTTTCGGGAGTCGTTCCTCGAACTCCTCGACCGGAACTACGGCGCGGGCCTCCGGTGCGTCGACTTCGCGTCGAACCCCGAAGCGGCGCGCCGTACGGTCAACGACTGGGTCGCCGAGCGGACCCAGGGGAAGATACGCGACCTGCTCGCCCGCGGAGTCGTCTCGACCGCGACTCGGCTGATTCTGACCAACGCGGTCTACTTCCGAGCGAACTGGAAGACGCAGTTCGCCGCGGAGAACACCGAGGACGGTACCTTCGCGGCGCTCGACGGGACCGAGGCGACGGTGCCGCTGATGTCCCAGCGCGAAATCTTCCCTTACGCGTCCGCGGACGGCCACCAGCTAATCGAGTTGCCCTACGCCGGCGAGCAGGTGGGGATGGTCGTCGTCCTCCCGGCGGAGGGGGAGTTCGAGCGGTTCCGCCGGTCGCTGTCGGGCGACCGACTCTCGGAACTCGTCGGGTCGCTGGAGCCCCGCGAGGGGTCAATTACGCTTCCGCGGTTCGAGTACCGCTCGAAGTTCGCGCTCTGGGAAGTGCTCTCGGACCTCGGGATGGCCGCGGCGTTCGGTGCCGGCGCGAACTTCTCGGGGATGACGGACGGGGAGGGTGACAACTCGCTCGGCATCGACGACGTGATCCACCAGAGCTTCGTCAGCGTGGACGAGCAGGGGACCGAAGCGGCCGCCGCGACGGCCGTCGTCGCCGACACGGCCGCGCAAACCTCCACGGGCGAGCCGTTCGAGATGGTGGTCGACCGGCCGTTTCTGTTCTTCATCAGGGACCGCGAAACTGGAACCCTGCTGTTCGCCGGGCAGGTCGCGGACGCCGGCGCGGCCCAGTCGAGCGAGTAG
- a CDS encoding right-handed parallel beta-helix repeat-containing protein: MWRTLTVLGVVVLLTVVPFGYAGVGIDRSADRLQTNSIESCTTITEPGRYVLTANITDSSEDACIRIETSDVVLDGRGHTIDGVQNRSRLEAFANASYGIVPNETGETTQAGTTAGPDETAEAAPETTELTPGPTDDAANASANDTAKNRTVNVSYPTPSNPEWANTGIAANASTPLTNVTVTDVTVREFVFGIYYDDVSNGAMRNVRVTGNGDGLEIHRSSRVAVTESALDGNQWGLYAENSSALRVDRTTARESGESGIYVFNSTSVRVSSSTVERSGASGIVLDGVNDSRVVDTASRANEFDGIFLIAGERNRITDNEVTGNGHAGISLILGSTNNSLVGNVVANTTGTDEFTAMAGYSAGIVVNNSSQNLVADTLAANNTNWTYYSWAGSRDNTVRNLTTGGASVSFVGTDVALARTDERLGDDAAANRTGVAATNRTTAGAGFVVANTSDDASLREMRIDWRPGGRTDERGADRTEPPEPTSPEPTAENGATVAEGNETATVAGDETTAAAENETAG, from the coding sequence ATGTGGCGAACCCTCACCGTTCTCGGAGTCGTCGTTCTCCTGACCGTCGTCCCGTTCGGGTACGCCGGCGTCGGCATCGACAGAAGTGCGGACAGACTCCAGACCAATAGCATCGAATCGTGTACCACCATCACCGAACCGGGTCGCTACGTTCTCACCGCGAACATCACCGACAGTTCCGAGGACGCCTGCATCCGAATCGAAACCAGCGACGTGGTCCTCGACGGCCGGGGTCACACGATCGACGGGGTACAGAACCGGTCCCGGTTGGAGGCGTTCGCCAACGCGAGTTACGGTATCGTCCCTAACGAGACGGGCGAGACGACCCAAGCGGGTACCACCGCCGGACCGGACGAGACGGCAGAAGCAGCCCCGGAGACGACGGAACTGACCCCGGGCCCGACCGACGACGCTGCGAACGCGAGCGCGAACGACACGGCCAAGAATCGGACCGTCAACGTCAGCTATCCGACGCCCTCGAACCCCGAGTGGGCCAACACCGGCATCGCGGCCAACGCGTCGACTCCGCTGACGAACGTGACCGTGACCGACGTGACGGTTCGGGAGTTCGTCTTCGGCATCTACTACGACGACGTCTCTAACGGCGCGATGCGGAACGTGCGGGTGACGGGGAACGGCGACGGCCTCGAAATCCACCGGTCGAGCCGAGTGGCGGTCACCGAGAGCGCGCTCGACGGAAACCAGTGGGGGTTGTACGCAGAGAACAGTTCGGCCCTGCGTGTCGACCGGACGACCGCCCGAGAGAGCGGCGAGTCCGGCATCTACGTGTTCAACAGCACGTCGGTTCGCGTCTCTTCCAGCACGGTCGAGCGGAGCGGAGCGAGCGGCATCGTCCTGGACGGGGTGAACGACAGTCGAGTCGTCGACACCGCTTCGCGGGCGAACGAGTTCGACGGAATCTTCCTCATCGCCGGCGAGCGAAACCGGATTACCGACAACGAGGTCACCGGAAACGGACACGCGGGAATCTCGCTCATCCTCGGCAGCACGAACAACTCGCTGGTCGGCAACGTCGTGGCGAACACGACCGGGACGGACGAGTTCACCGCGATGGCCGGCTACTCCGCTGGAATCGTCGTCAACAACTCTAGCCAAAACCTCGTCGCCGACACGCTCGCGGCGAACAACACGAACTGGACGTACTACTCGTGGGCCGGGTCGAGAGACAACACGGTCCGGAACCTCACGACCGGCGGTGCGAGCGTCTCGTTCGTGGGCACCGACGTCGCGCTGGCCCGAACCGACGAGCGTCTCGGAGACGACGCGGCGGCGAACCGAACCGGAGTCGCGGCGACGAATCGAACGACGGCGGGCGCGGGCTTCGTCGTGGCGAACACGAGCGACGACGCCTCGCTGCGAGAGATGCGCATCGACTGGCGTCCGGGCGGCCGAACCGACGAACGGGGCGCTGACCGGACGGAACCGCCGGAGCCGACGTCCCCCGAACCGACGGCGGAGAACGGGGCGACCGTCGCGGAAGGAAACGAGACGGCGACGGTGGCCGGAGACGAAACCACCGCGGCGGCCGAGAACGAGACGGCCGGATAG
- a CDS encoding bacterio-opsin activator domain-containing protein: MATIAEFTVPTDDFPLGRIFEHLPNATVELERVVPTNEYVLPYFWIRNNDASHIEDALDDETAFESVALIDDLDDRGLFRATWNQRVEGVLTAITEAGLTLLSAVGTGEIWTFEFRAEDSDAILAFQQYCADRDIDAQLVRLKSLAEMEAGDEYNLTSNQYEALLLAVNEGYYDESRKTTLETLADRLDISRPAFADRLRRGTRNLLKSTIAHYTPGDDAPD; the protein is encoded by the coding sequence ATGGCGACCATCGCGGAGTTCACCGTCCCAACCGACGACTTCCCGCTCGGTCGGATATTCGAACACCTCCCGAACGCGACGGTCGAACTCGAACGCGTCGTCCCGACGAACGAGTACGTCCTGCCGTACTTCTGGATTCGCAACAACGACGCTTCGCACATCGAAGACGCCCTCGACGACGAAACCGCCTTCGAGTCGGTCGCGCTCATCGACGACCTCGACGACCGCGGTCTGTTTCGAGCGACGTGGAATCAGAGGGTCGAAGGCGTCCTCACCGCGATCACGGAAGCCGGTCTCACGCTACTGTCGGCGGTCGGGACCGGCGAAATCTGGACCTTCGAATTTCGCGCCGAGGACTCGGACGCGATTCTGGCGTTCCAGCAGTACTGCGCCGACCGCGACATCGACGCGCAACTCGTCCGACTCAAATCGCTCGCCGAGATGGAAGCGGGCGACGAGTACAACCTCACCTCGAACCAGTACGAGGCGTTGCTCCTGGCGGTCAACGAGGGATACTACGACGAATCGCGGAAGACGACCCTCGAAACGCTCGCCGACCGACTCGACATCTCGCGGCCCGCGTTCGCCGACCGCCTTCGACGAGGAACGCGGAATCTCCTCAAGAGCACCATCGCGCATTACACGCCGGGAGACGACGCCCCGGATTGA
- a CDS encoding dihydrodipicolinate synthase family protein: protein MADNAPKPGSKDPLDLHGVVPPTITAFDEDESVDYDATAAHARFVVDRGAHGVFPLGTNGEFPLLAPDERDEVVEAVVETVGDDAPVIAGVGAPSTRQTVGHAERAEMVGADGVVVVTPYYYPVDHDAAVEHYRRVAESVDLPVYVYHIPSKTGNSLSRKTVDALAEIDNLVGLKDSSKDVPWLGQAIDDHPELTFLAGSDSLLFPGLEIGCSGMVSAVANVFPELVVDLYEAYDEGDEERARELQSDVYDVRDALKRGPYMAGVKTALSVRDVGFDPGPLRSPLRQMDDDDRAALEDDLSNLGLL from the coding sequence ATGGCAGACAACGCTCCGAAACCCGGTAGCAAGGACCCGCTGGACCTGCACGGCGTCGTCCCGCCGACCATCACCGCGTTCGACGAGGACGAGTCGGTCGACTACGACGCGACCGCGGCCCACGCCCGGTTCGTCGTCGACCGCGGCGCCCACGGTGTCTTTCCGCTGGGGACCAACGGCGAGTTCCCGCTACTCGCGCCCGACGAGCGCGACGAAGTGGTGGAAGCCGTGGTCGAGACGGTCGGGGACGACGCCCCCGTCATTGCGGGCGTCGGCGCACCGAGCACCCGCCAGACGGTCGGTCACGCCGAGCGCGCCGAGATGGTGGGCGCCGACGGCGTGGTCGTCGTGACGCCGTACTACTACCCGGTCGACCACGACGCCGCGGTCGAACACTACCGCCGCGTGGCCGAATCGGTCGACCTGCCGGTGTACGTCTACCACATCCCGAGCAAGACGGGCAACTCGCTGTCCCGGAAAACGGTCGACGCGCTCGCCGAGATAGACAACCTCGTCGGACTGAAGGACTCGAGCAAGGACGTGCCGTGGCTCGGCCAGGCCATCGACGACCACCCCGAACTGACGTTCCTCGCCGGGTCGGACTCGCTACTGTTCCCCGGCCTGGAAATCGGCTGTTCGGGCATGGTGAGCGCCGTCGCCAACGTCTTCCCCGAACTCGTCGTCGACCTCTACGAGGCCTACGACGAGGGCGACGAGGAGCGCGCCCGGGAACTCCAGAGCGACGTGTACGACGTTCGCGACGCCCTCAAGCGCGGGCCGTACATGGCGGGGGTCAAGACCGCGCTGTCGGTCCGGGACGTCGGCTTCGACCCCGGCCCGCTCCGGAGTCCGCTCCGCCAGATGGACGACGACGACCGCGCGGCGCTCGAAGACGACCTCTCGAACCTCGGCCTGCTCTGA
- a CDS encoding HalOD1 output domain-containing protein: MSEGSLTGESAKAESVALDYHLGEGETVADAVLSAVREISGRPSAPRSEDVATDGESRCLPPLFDAVNPDALDGLCSGSSDRDVEVSFPYAGYEVSVTGTNTVSVRELSPDREPRK, from the coding sequence ATGAGCGAGGGTTCTCTTACTGGCGAGTCGGCGAAGGCCGAGAGCGTCGCGCTGGACTACCACCTCGGCGAAGGGGAGACGGTGGCTGACGCAGTTCTCAGTGCGGTCAGGGAGATTAGCGGTCGCCCTTCGGCTCCCCGGAGCGAGGATGTCGCGACCGACGGTGAGAGCAGATGTCTTCCGCCGCTTTTCGACGCAGTGAATCCGGACGCGCTCGACGGTCTCTGCTCCGGGTCGTCCGACCGAGACGTGGAAGTTTCGTTTCCCTATGCCGGATACGAGGTGTCCGTTACCGGCACGAACACCGTGTCGGTACGCGAGCTTTCGCCGGACCGCGAACCTCGCAAATGA
- a CDS encoding methyl-accepting chemotaxis protein, with product MVDATAVFDVVAVVAYVVAIAYGLRNYRLGGVEASFWTNFAFASFLGLLWVSTVSLEWLGIEGELLDVIGVSLLAVTTGVFAVAATGSLAVVEDLKTEKRETEASRRGAEESRDEAERSRQDAESSRQDAEAAWKDAEESRKEAETFNEALRRKAREYESVMEQAAAGDLRVRMDPESRAAVMQDIGETFNEMMDELERTVRDIRSFADEVTHVSTEVDASAEEIRTASAEVGESVQEISHGTDRQRENLREVVGEMHGLSGTVEEIAASADQVAATADQVSTMGAQGTESAGAAVDGMTDIETTTDRTVAEVESLAEEIGEIGEVVEVIRAIAAETNLLALNASIEATRAGDAGDGFGVVAAEIKALAEEANEATDRIEGLIHDIQRSTAETVSEMETMGEGVDRGTDTVTEALDALEEIADSVGQVDVGVREISEATDDQATSTEEVVSMVDDVTAVAERTGDEAESASAAAEEQAASLSEVSDRIASLASQTSDLSELLAGFEVGGRGEERAPATSPTAGGGDRTVTTDGGRPERRPDFEFVSNPDPTANE from the coding sequence GTGGTCGACGCGACGGCGGTCTTCGACGTGGTCGCGGTCGTCGCGTACGTCGTGGCCATCGCGTACGGGCTCCGCAACTATCGGTTGGGCGGGGTCGAGGCGAGTTTCTGGACGAACTTCGCGTTCGCGTCGTTCCTCGGCCTGCTGTGGGTTTCCACGGTGTCGCTGGAGTGGCTCGGTATCGAGGGCGAACTGCTCGACGTCATCGGCGTCTCGCTGCTGGCGGTGACGACCGGCGTGTTCGCCGTCGCCGCCACCGGGTCACTCGCCGTCGTCGAGGACCTCAAGACCGAGAAGCGCGAAACCGAGGCCTCCCGCCGGGGGGCCGAGGAGTCCCGCGACGAGGCCGAGCGCTCGCGCCAGGACGCCGAGTCGTCACGGCAGGACGCGGAGGCGGCCTGGAAGGACGCAGAAGAGTCCCGGAAGGAGGCCGAGACGTTCAACGAGGCGCTCCGCCGGAAGGCCAGGGAGTACGAGTCGGTGATGGAGCAAGCGGCCGCCGGCGACCTCCGCGTGCGGATGGACCCCGAGAGCCGCGCGGCCGTGATGCAGGACATCGGCGAGACGTTCAACGAGATGATGGACGAGTTGGAGCGGACCGTCCGCGACATCCGGTCGTTCGCCGACGAGGTCACCCACGTCAGCACCGAGGTCGACGCCAGCGCCGAGGAGATTCGCACCGCGAGCGCGGAGGTCGGCGAGTCGGTCCAGGAGATCTCCCACGGCACCGACCGCCAGCGCGAGAACCTCCGGGAGGTCGTGGGTGAGATGCACGGCCTCTCGGGGACCGTCGAGGAGATCGCGGCGTCGGCCGACCAGGTCGCCGCGACGGCCGACCAGGTTTCGACGATGGGCGCTCAGGGCACCGAGTCGGCCGGCGCGGCGGTCGACGGGATGACCGACATCGAAACCACGACCGACCGGACGGTCGCGGAGGTGGAGTCGCTGGCCGAGGAAATCGGGGAGATCGGCGAGGTGGTCGAGGTCATCCGGGCCATCGCGGCCGAGACCAACCTGCTCGCGCTCAACGCCTCCATCGAGGCGACCCGCGCGGGCGACGCCGGCGACGGCTTCGGCGTGGTCGCCGCCGAGATCAAGGCGCTGGCCGAGGAGGCCAACGAGGCAACCGACCGTATCGAGGGACTCATCCACGACATCCAGCGTTCGACGGCCGAAACCGTCTCGGAGATGGAGACGATGGGCGAGGGCGTCGACCGCGGCACCGACACCGTGACCGAAGCCCTCGACGCCCTGGAGGAGATCGCCGACAGCGTCGGCCAGGTCGACGTCGGCGTCCGGGAGATCAGCGAGGCGACAGACGACCAGGCGACCTCGACCGAGGAGGTCGTCAGCATGGTCGACGACGTGACCGCGGTCGCCGAGCGGACGGGCGACGAGGCCGAGAGCGCTTCGGCGGCCGCCGAGGAGCAGGCCGCCTCGCTGTCGGAGGTTTCGGACCGCATCGCGTCGCTGGCCTCGCAGACGTCCGACCTCTCGGAACTGCTCGCCGGCTTTGAGGTGGGCGGCCGTGGCGAGGAGCGTGCTCCCGCCACGTCGCCCACCGCGGGCGGCGGTGATCGGACCGTCACGACCGACGGCGGGCGACCCGAACGCCGTCCCGATTTCGAGTTCGTCTCGAACCCCGACCCGACCGCCAACGAGTGA
- a CDS encoding DUF488 domain-containing protein yields the protein MTEENLRHTYLAAIQHDKVEIPDEAAVFGVCRRPTRWLNAAIDENLPAVAPPDHLLSAAKILTEERGHNEAWDALNFDEVYREHLRSSPDAQQTMDRIREVAESRPVYLVCFENLDDKRCHRVALVEELRKGT from the coding sequence ATGACCGAGGAGAACCTCCGGCACACCTACCTCGCGGCCATCCAGCACGACAAGGTCGAGATTCCGGACGAGGCGGCGGTCTTCGGCGTCTGCCGCCGGCCGACCCGGTGGCTCAACGCCGCGATAGACGAGAACCTGCCCGCCGTCGCGCCGCCCGACCACCTGCTCTCGGCGGCGAAGATTCTGACCGAGGAGCGCGGCCACAACGAAGCGTGGGACGCGCTGAACTTCGACGAAGTGTACCGCGAACACCTCCGGTCGTCGCCCGACGCCCAGCAAACGATGGACCGGATTCGCGAGGTCGCCGAGTCGCGGCCGGTCTACCTCGTCTGCTTCGAGAACCTGGACGACAAGCGGTGCCACCGGGTCGCGCTGGTCGAGGAACTCCGGAAGGGGACGTAG
- a CDS encoding mandelate racemase/muconate lactonizing enzyme family protein, with product MGRNYESLHDPNAEYTMRDLSAETMGATGQRAGLRDIEITDVQTTMIDGNFPWTLVRIYTDAGIVGTGEAYWGAGVPELIERMKPFVVGENPMDIDRLFEHLVQKMSGEGSIQGVTVTAISGIEIALHDLAGKVLDVPAYQLLGGKYRDKVRVYCDCHAGEEADPESNADEAERVVEELGYDALKFDLDVPSGHEKDRANRHLRNPEIQHKVDIVEAVTERVGDRADVAFDCHWTFSAGSAKRLASALEEYDIWWLEDPVPPENHDVQANVTHSTTTPIAAGENVYRKHGHRRLLEEQAVDIVAPDMPKVGGMRETRKIADMADTYYVPVAMHNVSSPVATMASAHVGTAIPNSLAVEYHSYQLGWWGDLVEEDVIEDGYVEIPEKPGLGVTLDMDVVEEHMVEGETLFDEA from the coding sequence ATGGGACGTAACTACGAGTCGCTTCACGACCCGAACGCCGAGTACACGATGCGGGACCTCTCGGCCGAGACGATGGGCGCGACGGGCCAGCGCGCCGGTCTGCGCGACATCGAGATCACCGACGTCCAGACCACGATGATCGACGGGAACTTCCCGTGGACGCTGGTCCGGATCTACACCGACGCGGGCATCGTCGGCACCGGCGAGGCCTACTGGGGCGCGGGCGTACCCGAACTCATCGAGCGGATGAAGCCGTTCGTGGTCGGCGAGAACCCGATGGACATCGACCGCCTGTTCGAACACCTCGTCCAGAAGATGAGCGGCGAGGGCTCCATCCAGGGCGTCACCGTCACGGCCATCTCGGGCATCGAAATCGCGCTCCACGACCTCGCGGGCAAGGTGCTCGACGTGCCCGCCTACCAGTTGCTCGGCGGGAAGTACCGCGATAAGGTTCGGGTGTACTGCGACTGCCACGCCGGCGAGGAGGCCGACCCCGAGAGCAACGCCGACGAGGCGGAGCGCGTGGTCGAGGAACTCGGCTACGACGCGCTCAAGTTCGACCTCGACGTGCCCTCGGGCCACGAGAAGGACCGCGCCAACCGCCACCTCCGCAACCCCGAAATCCAGCACAAGGTCGACATCGTGGAGGCGGTCACCGAACGCGTCGGCGACCGCGCCGACGTCGCGTTCGACTGCCACTGGACGTTCTCGGCCGGCAGCGCCAAGCGCTTGGCGAGCGCGCTCGAAGAGTACGACATCTGGTGGCTGGAAGACCCGGTCCCGCCGGAGAACCACGACGTCCAGGCCAACGTCACCCACTCGACCACCACGCCCATCGCGGCGGGCGAGAACGTCTACCGTAAACACGGCCACCGCCGCCTGCTCGAAGAGCAGGCCGTCGACATCGTCGCGCCCGACATGCCGAAGGTCGGCGGGATGCGCGAAACCCGGAAAATCGCCGACATGGCCGACACCTACTACGTGCCGGTGGCGATGCACAACGTCTCCTCGCCGGTCGCGACGATGGCCAGCGCCCACGTCGGCACCGCCATCCCGAACTCGCTGGCGGTCGAGTACCACAGCTACCAGCTGGGCTGGTGGGGCGACCTCGTCGAGGAGGACGTCATCGAGGACGGTTACGTCGAGATTCCCGAGAAACCGGGCCTGGGCGTGACGCTCGACATGGACGTCGTCGAAGAGCACATGGTCGAAGGCGAGACGCTGTTCGACGAGGCGTAG